Proteins from one Juglans microcarpa x Juglans regia isolate MS1-56 chromosome 1S, Jm3101_v1.0, whole genome shotgun sequence genomic window:
- the LOC121246560 gene encoding glucan endo-1,3-beta-glucosidase 14-like isoform X1, with amino-acid sequence MAFSPFWLSFFLVFSIATINAALTAQAFTGTYGINYGRIADNLPSPENVVTLLKAAKIKNIRIYDANHEVLTAFNGSGIEIVVGLGGDFLTEMSVNEDRAMSWIKENVQPFLPGTSIRGIAVGNEILANKDRQDLWEVLLPAAKNVYNALDRLDLTKVVQVQSPHSQGVFANSFPPSSCIFKEDIVPYMKPLLQFFSQIGSPFFINAYPFLAYMSDPEHIDLKYALFQSNRGIYDAKTKLHYDNMFDAQIDAAYAALEKAGFGKMEIIVSETGWPSRGDESEAGASEKNARTYNSNLRKRLAKKKGTPYRRKIPVKAYVFALFNENLKPGGTSERNFGLFKADGSIAYDIGFTGLKPSSAASSLLSFMGIGSSYMLVFASCAAILLLIF; translated from the exons ATGGCGTTCTCTCCTTTCTGGCTTTCGTTTTTTCTCGTCTTCTCTATCGCAACTATCAATG CAGCTTTGACAGCACAAGCATTCACGGGGACGTATGGAATAAACTATGGCAGAATAGCAGACAACTTACCTTCACCGGAAAATGTGGTGACACTTCTCAAAGCTGCAAAGATTAAAAACATAAGAATTTATGACGCTAATCATGAAGTCCTCACAGCCTTCAACGGATCTGGTATAGAGATAGTGGTTGGACTCGGCGGCGACTTTCTGACAGAGATGAGTGTAAACGAGGATCGTGCGATGAGTtggataaaagaaaatgtgCAGCCTTTCCTTCCTGGTACTTCTATACGTGGAATTGCAGTCGGGAATGAGATCTTAGCGAATAAAGATCGTCAAGATCTCTGGGAGGTGTTGCTGCCTGCAGCGAAAAATGTTTACAATGCCCTTGATAGGTTGGACTTGACCAAGGTTGTTCAAGTACAAAGCCCACATTCACAGGGTGTGTTTGCTAATTCCTTCCCTCCATCTTCGTGTATTTTCAAGGAAGATATTGTTCCATACATGAAGCCACTTCTGCAGTTCTTCTCGCAGATTGGTtctccatttttcataaatgcGTATCCATTCCTGGCATATATGAGTGATCCTGAGCATATTGACCTCAAATATGCTCTCTTCCAATCAAATCGTGGAATTTATGATGCAAAGACTAAGTTACATTATGATAACATGTTCGATGCCCAGATTGATGCGGCTTATGCTGCTTTAGAAAAGGCTGGGTTTGGCAAGATGGAGATCATAGTTTCTGAAACTGGTTGGCCTTCTCGTGGAGATGAGAGTGAAGCAGGTGCCTCAGAGAAAAATGCAAGAACTTACAACAGTAATTTGCGCAAACGGCTAGCCAAAAAGAAGGGGACCCCATATAGGCGAAAGATTCCGGTGAAGGCTTATGTTTTTGCTTTATTCAATGAGAATTTGAAACCTGGAGGAACTTCCGAGAGGAACTTTGGATTGTTTAAAGCAGATGGAAGCATTGCATATGATATTGGATTCACTGGGCTAAAGCCTTCTTCAGCAGCATCGTCTCTGCTCTCTTTCATG GGAATTGGATCATCATACATGCTGGTTTTTGCAAGCTGTGCTGCAATTCTGCTACTGATTTTTTga
- the LOC121246561 gene encoding methyl-CpG-binding domain-containing protein 11-like, with protein sequence MEKEAQVRAGAQDDILSVELPAPPSWKKLFFPKKGGTPRKNEIVFIAPTGEEINNKKQLEQYLKSHTGNPAISEFDWGTGETPRRSARISEKVKATPPSEGESPRKRGRKSLGIKKDSKEVEAAPEETEGTKGIRMQDLGVDEKEDAEAGKEKDVSKETSVEDGDKIQKENGDKLQTDAEEGKDGHASAQAPSVDKTQAEANVKQQDVAAIAANVNFTGETVATEATKNTKNEMENDVEKANGTSDKKQDDNTDTVTVEANGGAKQDNPHGIESASKVEIKENQALSENNVEAEEKAKENDGEVIENGKVNQVGPADAPQRPSPSPVNC encoded by the exons ATGGAGAAGGAAGCACAAGTTAGAGCTGGAGCGCAAGATGATATTCTTTCGGTGGAGCTCCCAGCCCCTCCTTCTTGGAAGAaattg TTCTTCCCCAAGAAAGGAGGTACACCAAGGAAGAATGAGATTGTGTTCATTGCTCCTACTGGAGAGGAGATCAATAACAAAAAACAACTGGAGCAGTACCTAAAATCACACACTGGTAATCCTGCAATATCAGAGTTTGATTGGGGTACTGGTGAGACCCCTAGGAGATCTGCAAGAATCAGTGAAAAGGTCAAGGCAACTCCACCATCAGAGGGTGAGTCCCCGAGGAAACGTGGCCGAAAATCATTGGGGATAAAGAAGGACAGCAAAGAAGTGGAAGCTGCTCCTGAAGAAACTGAAGGTACAAAGGGAATTCGTATGCAAGATTTGGGGGTAGATGAGAAAGAAGATGCAGAAGCTGGGAAGGAGAAAGATGTTTCCAAGGAAACTTCAGTCGAGGATGGagataaaatacaaaaagagaatGGAGATAAACTCCAAACTGATGCTGAGGAAGGCAAGGATGGGCATGCTTCTGCCCAAGCTCCCAGTGTGGATAAAACCCAAGCTGAGGCTAATGTTAAACAGCAAGATGTTGCAGCAATAGCAGCCAATGTAAACTTTACTGGAGAAACTGTGGCTACTGAGGcaactaaaaatactaaaaatgaGATGGAAAACGATGTGGAGAAAGCAAATGGTACAAGTGACAAGAAACAGGATGATAACACAGATACTGTGACTGTAGAAGCGAATGGGGGAGCAAAGCAAGATAATCCCCATGGAATCGAATCTGCATCCAAGGTAGAGATCAAAGAGAACCAAGCTTTGTCTGAGAACAATGTGGAGGCCGAGGAGAAAGCGAAGGAAAATGATGGGGAGGTGATCGAAAATGGTAAGGTTAACCAAGTGGGGCCTGCTGATGCGCCCCAACGACCATCTCCCTCCCCAGTGAACTGCTGA
- the LOC121246837 gene encoding protein POST-ILLUMINATION CHLOROPHYLL FLUORESCENCE INCREASE, chloroplastic: MAAVNASMGASSSQPFLAMQSVSYSNITPHLSNMLVSSLTGSWLPRCSPKKKRIVKISGKVRAVATGGITPAVEIKEFTLPTWATFELGMAPVYWKTMNGLPPTSGEKLKLFYNPAANNLVPNEEFGIAFNGGFNQAMMCGEPRAMLRKNRGKADPPIYTIQISIPKHALALIFSFTNGVDWDGPYKLQFQVPKALRNKPVDFFNEGLAEDLNKEGACDRAIFPDTELVVNRCAMIGNLTVEGGDRCDLNLIPGCTDPSNPLYDPLANVDDGSCPVDLDSGE, encoded by the exons ATGGCGGCAGTAAATGCGTCGATGGGTGCATCTTCCTCACAACCTTTTCTAGCCATGCAATCCGTTTCTTACAGTAATATAACTCCACATCTTTCGAACATGCTTG TTAGCAGTTTGACCGGCTCTTGGTTGCCAAGGTGTTCCCCTAAGAAGAAGAGAATTGTCAAGATTAGTGGGAAAGTGAGAGCTGTGGCAACTGGTGGAATTACTCCTGCTGTGGAAATCAAGGA GTTTACCCTTCCTACATGGGCTACGTTTGAACTTGGCATGGCCCCTGTATACTGGAAAACGATGAATGGTCTTCCTCCTACTTCT GGAGAAAAGCTAAAGCTTTTCTATAATCCGGCTGCGAACAACCTTGTTCCAAATGAAGAATTTGGGATTGCTTTTAATG GGGGCTTTAATCAGGCCATGATGTGTGGTGAGCCGAGGGCAATGCTTAGGAAAAACAGAGGCAAAGCTGATCCCCCAATATATACCATCCAGATAAGCATTCCTAAGCATG CTCTGGCTTTGATCTTCTCATTCACGAACGGAGTTGATTGGGATGGTCCTTACAAACTGCAATTTCAAGTTCCAAAGGCTTTGCGAAACAAGCCGGTAGACTTTTTCAACGAG GGTCTAGCAGAAGATCTGAATAAAGAAGGTGCATGTGACAGAGCTATCTTTCCAGACACGGAACTTGTGGTCAACAGATGTGCTATGATCGGAAATTTGACCGTTGAAGGG GGGGATCGTTGCGATCTCAATCTCATACCAGGATGCACAGATCCTAGCAACCCCCTTTATGACCCACTTGCCAACGTAGACGATGGCTCCTGTCCAGTTGATTTAGATTCTGGGGAGTAG
- the LOC121246838 gene encoding SNF1-related protein kinase regulatory subunit gamma-like PV42b produces the protein MELFSKGIHRALVPLDSHMENISGVELVESASSYQMLTQMDLLMFLKEHASDIQGIISRTVRESGAVTANVFAITERTTVIEAIKCMRAAMLNAVPIIRASTDALAHEDHKQLKNGKGRKLVGTFSATDLRGCHLATLQSWLPLSALDFTESVLKSPLYEASDSPRELVTCVAESSLAELIDKAVTKHVHRVWVVDQHGLLVGLVSLTDMIRVLRLALLSHSQAM, from the exons ATGGAACTGTTTAGCAAAGGAATCCACCGGGCTTTGGTACCACTGGACAGCCACATGGAAAACATATCGGGAGTGGAACTTGTCGAGTCTGCATCGAGCTATCAAATGCTTACACAAATGGACTTGTTAATGTTCTTGAAGGAACATGCATCTGACATACAAGGTATCATTTCGCGCACAGTGAGAGAATCGGGAGCGGTTACTGCGAATGTTTTTGCCATCACGGAGCGCACAACAGTCATTGAAGCCATCAAGTGCATGAGGGCTGCTATGCTTAATGCTGTTCCTATAATCAGAGCCTCCACTGATGCTCTTGCTCATGAAGATCATAAGCAGCTTAAAAAT GGCAAGGGTAGGAAACTAGTAGGTACATTTTCCGCAACAGATTTGAGGGGTTGCCATCTCGCCACGCTGCAATCATGGTTGCCTTTGAGCGCACTAGACTTTACCGAGAGCGTCTTAAAAAGCCCTTTATATGAAGCTTCGGATTCACCAAGGGAACTTGTTACTTGCGTAGCCGAATCATCCCTCGCAGAGCTGATTGACAAAGCAGTAACCAAACATGTGCACCGTGTTTGGGTCGTGGACCAACATGGTTTACTTGTCGGACTTGTTTCACTCACAGACATGATTAGAGTGCTAAGGCTTGCTCTGCTCTCACATTCCCAGGCGATGTGA
- the LOC121246899 gene encoding G-type lectin S-receptor-like serine/threonine-protein kinase SD2-5, giving the protein MQFQKFMGFSQFITLCLCFLLVFENSAASNLHVGQIHPGFQASHSQWEENNGLFLSSSNSAFALGFYTALDVELFLLVIIHLGSSKVIWTANRGLLVNNFDKFVFNENGNVFLKKGDRVVWSTNTTGVKVRAMELQDSGNLVLVAGNGSILWQSFSHPTDTLLPGQVFQEGMKLKSFPNHNNLSHYLEIKSGDMVLYAGYETPQLYWSITNDSRKNNNNVTSTSGVHSVSLAFNSWNFYDQNGVLLWQLVFSDNNGTNALWTAVLGSDGSMSFYNLHKGKSVTPEATKIPENRCSIPEPCDPYYVCYFDNWCQCPSLLKSEFQCKPQTVSTCNSSKSSVELLYIGEKLTYFALGFVQPLLKSNLNACQEACLTSCSCLVLFFERTSGRCFLFEQIGSLQRSGEVSPGYISYMKVPGRGNGGPSPASREERKHILSVIVIVVATTFAILGLLYVGYWYHRKKKGLLEHPQDNLEDDNFLDSLSGAPIRFTYSDLSRATKNFTTKVGAGGFGSVYLGVLPDGTRLAVKKLEGIGQGKKEFRAEVSIIGSIHHVHLVKLRGFCAEGSHRLLVYEYMGNGSLDKWIFENNEGNPLLDWDTRFNIAVGTAKGLAYLHEECEVKIVHCDIKPENVLLDDNYTAKVSDFGLAKLMNREQSHVYTTLRGTRGYLAPEWITNYAISEKSDVYSYGMVLLEIIGGRKNYNTGYCSEKAYFPTYASKMLEEGKLKEIFDSKLEIDDQDERVSTAIKVALWCIQEEMHLRPPMTKVVQMLEGLCTVPLPPISSQVSSHSSFLKWSSDEATSSGLIDSNSELAMSDVRLSGPR; this is encoded by the coding sequence ATGCAGTTCCAGAAATTTATGGGTTTTTCCCAATTCATAACCTTGTGTCTCTGTTTCCTCCTTGTGTTTGAGAACTCCGCCGCCAGCAATCTACATGTTGGTCAGATTCATCCTGGATTCCAAGCATCTCATAGCCAATGGGAAGAAAATAATGGGCTATTTCTGTCATCCAGCAATTCGGCATTCGCTTTGGGCTTTTACACTGCCCTGGATGTCGAATTGTTTTTGCTAGTAATCATTCACCTGGGTAGTTCCAAAGTAATTTGGACTGCTAATAGAGGCTTACTGGTTAACAATTTTGACAAGTTTGTCTTCAACGAAAATGGGAATGTGTTTTTGAAAAAGGGGGACCGTGTGGTTTGGTCTACAAACACAACAGGGGTAAAGGTTAGAGCCATGGAATTGCAGGACTCAGGAAACTTGGTATTGGTTGCCGGGAATGGAAGTATTCTTTGGCAGAGTTTTAGCCATCCCACTGATACCCTTTTACCTGGACAGGTGTTCCAGGAAGGAATGAAACTTAAAAGCTTTCCCAACCACAATAACTTGTCTCATTATCTTGAAATCAAGTCAGGTGATATGGTCTTGTATGCCGGTTATGAAACTCCACAACTATATTGGTCCATAACAAACGATAGCCGGAAAAACAATAACAATGTCACCAGCACCAGTGGTGTCCATTCTGTCTCTCTGGCGTTCAATTCATGGAACTTCTATGATCAAAATGGGGTTTTGCTTTGGCAACTTGTCTTCTCTGATAATAATGGTACCAATGCCTTGTGGACTGCTGTTTTAGGCTCTGATGGCTCAATGTCATTCTATAACCTTCACAAGGGAAAGAGTGTCACTCCCGAGGCAACTAAGATACCTGAAAATCGCTGCAGTATTCCAGAGCCTTGTGATCCCTATTATGTGTGCTATTTTGACAACTGGTGCCAGTGCCCTTCGCTTCTCAAGTCCGAATTTCAATGCAAACCTCAGACTGTCTCGACCTGTAATAGCTCCAAAAGTTCAGTGGAGCTTTTATACATTGGTGAGAAGCTTACTTATTTTGCACTTGGATTTGTTCAACCCCTTCTGAAATCCAATTTAAATGCATGCCAAGAAGCTTGCCTTACAAGCTGCTCTTGCCTTGTGCTGTTCTTTGAAAGAACTTCTGGGAGATGCTTTCTTTTTGAACAGATAGGGAGTTTGCAACGCTCTGGTGAAGTTTCTCCTGGTTATATTTCATACATGAAGGTCCCTGGTCGTGGCAATGGTGGACCGAGTCCTGCAAGTAGAGAGGAAAGGAAGCACATTTTATCAGTCATAGTAATCGTTGTTGCAACCACATTTGCTATTCTTGGTCTACTTTATGTAGGATACTGGTATCACCGCAAAAAGAAGGGATTGCTGGAACATCCTCAAGACAACCTGGAAGATGACAATTTCTTGGATAGTCTTTCCGGGGCACCCATTCGTTTCACTTACAGTGATTTGAGTCGAGCAACCAAGAACTTCACCACAAAGGTTGGTGCAGGCGGGTTTGGCTCAGTCTACCTTGGTGTGCTGCCAGATGGTACCCGCTTGGCAGTGAAAAAATTGGAGGGCATTGGGCAGGGGAAGAAAGAATTTAGAGCTGAAGTCTCAATTATAGGGAGTATCCATCATGTCCATCTGGTGAAGCTCAGAGGATTCTGTGCTGAGGGCTCTCACCGGCTTCTTGTCTACGAATACATGGGTAATGGATCCTTAGATAAATGGATCTTTGAGAACAATGAAGGTAATCCCTTGTTGGATTGGGATACGAGATTCAACATTGCAGTGGGTACTGCAAAGGGATTAGCTTATCTCCACGAGGAGTGTGAAGTGAAGATTGTGCATTGCGATATAAAACCTGAAAATGTTCTTCTCGATGACAATTACACTGCGAAAGTATCTGACTTTGGTTTGGCCAAGCTAATGAACCGGGAACAGAGCCATGTTTACACAACGCTAAGGGGTACAAGAGGTTACCTTGCACCTGAATGGATCACAAACTATGCCATATCCGAGAAGAGTGATGTTTACAGCTATGGCATGGTCTTGCTTGAGATCATTGGTGGGAGGAAGAATTATAATACAGGATATTGTTCGGAGAAAGCCTATTTTCCCACTTATGCCTCCAagatgttagaagaaggaaaaCTGAAAGAAATCTTTGATTCTAAGCTGGAGATTGATGACCAGGATGAAAGGGTTTCCACAGCAATCAAAGTGGCATTGTGGTGCATACAGGAGGAAATGCATTTGAGGCCACCGATGACTAAAGTAGTCCAAATGCTTGAAGGCCTTTGTACTGTGCCTTTGCCTCCAATCTCCTCCCAAGTTAGTTCTCACTCAAGCTTCCTCAAATGGAGCAGTGACGAGGCTACTTCATCAGGACTGATCGATTCGAACAGTGAGTTAGCCATGTCAGATGTTCGGTTATCAGGCCCAAGATAA
- the LOC121246560 gene encoding glucan endo-1,3-beta-glucosidase 14-like isoform X2: protein MAFSPFWLSFFLVFSIATINALTAQAFTGTYGINYGRIADNLPSPENVVTLLKAAKIKNIRIYDANHEVLTAFNGSGIEIVVGLGGDFLTEMSVNEDRAMSWIKENVQPFLPGTSIRGIAVGNEILANKDRQDLWEVLLPAAKNVYNALDRLDLTKVVQVQSPHSQGVFANSFPPSSCIFKEDIVPYMKPLLQFFSQIGSPFFINAYPFLAYMSDPEHIDLKYALFQSNRGIYDAKTKLHYDNMFDAQIDAAYAALEKAGFGKMEIIVSETGWPSRGDESEAGASEKNARTYNSNLRKRLAKKKGTPYRRKIPVKAYVFALFNENLKPGGTSERNFGLFKADGSIAYDIGFTGLKPSSAASSLLSFMGIGSSYMLVFASCAAILLLIF, encoded by the exons ATGGCGTTCTCTCCTTTCTGGCTTTCGTTTTTTCTCGTCTTCTCTATCGCAACTATCAATG CTTTGACAGCACAAGCATTCACGGGGACGTATGGAATAAACTATGGCAGAATAGCAGACAACTTACCTTCACCGGAAAATGTGGTGACACTTCTCAAAGCTGCAAAGATTAAAAACATAAGAATTTATGACGCTAATCATGAAGTCCTCACAGCCTTCAACGGATCTGGTATAGAGATAGTGGTTGGACTCGGCGGCGACTTTCTGACAGAGATGAGTGTAAACGAGGATCGTGCGATGAGTtggataaaagaaaatgtgCAGCCTTTCCTTCCTGGTACTTCTATACGTGGAATTGCAGTCGGGAATGAGATCTTAGCGAATAAAGATCGTCAAGATCTCTGGGAGGTGTTGCTGCCTGCAGCGAAAAATGTTTACAATGCCCTTGATAGGTTGGACTTGACCAAGGTTGTTCAAGTACAAAGCCCACATTCACAGGGTGTGTTTGCTAATTCCTTCCCTCCATCTTCGTGTATTTTCAAGGAAGATATTGTTCCATACATGAAGCCACTTCTGCAGTTCTTCTCGCAGATTGGTtctccatttttcataaatgcGTATCCATTCCTGGCATATATGAGTGATCCTGAGCATATTGACCTCAAATATGCTCTCTTCCAATCAAATCGTGGAATTTATGATGCAAAGACTAAGTTACATTATGATAACATGTTCGATGCCCAGATTGATGCGGCTTATGCTGCTTTAGAAAAGGCTGGGTTTGGCAAGATGGAGATCATAGTTTCTGAAACTGGTTGGCCTTCTCGTGGAGATGAGAGTGAAGCAGGTGCCTCAGAGAAAAATGCAAGAACTTACAACAGTAATTTGCGCAAACGGCTAGCCAAAAAGAAGGGGACCCCATATAGGCGAAAGATTCCGGTGAAGGCTTATGTTTTTGCTTTATTCAATGAGAATTTGAAACCTGGAGGAACTTCCGAGAGGAACTTTGGATTGTTTAAAGCAGATGGAAGCATTGCATATGATATTGGATTCACTGGGCTAAAGCCTTCTTCAGCAGCATCGTCTCTGCTCTCTTTCATG GGAATTGGATCATCATACATGCTGGTTTTTGCAAGCTGTGCTGCAATTCTGCTACTGATTTTTTga
- the LOC121247177 gene encoding pseudo histidine-containing phosphotransfer protein 6-like yields MLGLGADPLRADMNRLLALLFHQGVLDEQFVQLQQLQDESSPNFVYEVVNIYFHESEKLLKNLRGLLMEREFSDYKKMGIHLNQFMGSSSSIGAKRVRNVCVAFRAASEQNNRAGCLGALELLEHEYCYLKNKLHELFHIEQQRVLAAGVRYPMQN; encoded by the exons ATGCTTGGGTTGGGTGCCGATCCGTTGCGGGCCGACATGAATCGTTTGCTCGCTCTACTCTTCCACCAG GGTGTACTGGACGAGCAATTCGTGCAGCTTCAGCAGCTTCAAGATGAGAGCTCCCCAAACTTTGTCTACGAGGTTGTTAACATCTATTTTCATGAGTCGGAGAAGCTCTTAAAAAACCTCAGAGGATTGTt GATGGAGAGGGAGTTCTCGGACTACAAGAAAATGGGAATCCATTTGAATCAGTTTATGGGAAGCAGCTCGAGCATAGGTGCCAAGCGAGTCAGAAACGTTTGCGTTGCCTTTCGCGCCGCTTCTGAACAGAATAACCGTGCCGG GTGTTTGGGAGCTTTGGAGCTGCTAGAGCACGAGTATTGCTACCTCAAAAATAAATTGCACGAACTGTTTCAT ATAGAACAGCAACGAGTTTTGGCAGCTGGAGTTAGGTACCCAATGCAAAACTAA
- the LOC121247471 gene encoding SNF1-related protein kinase regulatory subunit gamma-like PV42a, which translates to MQQTEEHDSATKQGTENQRVRDKHVRDLMAGKRRLVEVPYTASLAHTMNVLVANKVVAVPVAAPPGHWIGAGGSMIMESDKQTGAVRKHYIGMVTMLDILSYIAGDDDHDQMNGTGDVSDIDVKMAVPVSSIIGHCLESLSLWTLNPNTR; encoded by the coding sequence ATGCAGCAAACGGAGGAGCACGACAGCGCAACAAAGCAAGGCACTGAAAATCAACGGGTAAGAGACAAGCATGTGAGGGATCTGATGGCGGGCAAGAGGAGACTAGTGGAGGTGCCCTACACGGCCTCGCTTGCCCACACGATGAACGTGCTGGTGGCTAACAAGGTCGTTGCAGTGCCGGTGGCTGCGCCGCCAGGTCACTGGATTGGAGCCGGCGGGTCTATGATTATGGAGTCCGATAAGCAGACGGGGGCTGTACGGAAGCATTATATAGGGATGGTCACCATGCTAGATATCCTGTCCTATATCGCTggagatgatgatcatgatcagatgAACGGCACCGGCGATGTGTCTGATATTGATGTGAAGATGGCGGTCCCAGTTTCGTCCATCATAGGGCACTGCCTTGAAAGTCTTAGTCTATGGACCTTAAACCCTAATACTAGGTGA